The following are encoded together in the Humulus lupulus chromosome 5, drHumLupu1.1, whole genome shotgun sequence genome:
- the LOC133779326 gene encoding large ribosomal subunit protein eL21x/eL21w-like has protein sequence MPNKFYHGRTGRVWNITKHAIGVEVNKQVGNRIIKKRIHVRVEHVQPSRCTEEFRNRKLRNDKLKAEAKLKDEAISTKRQPEGPKPGFMVEGAQLETVTPIPYDVVNDLKGVNSIFAQVITLEDVIKGMKIMRVTLIYLSHLDHEDTKKLMLKKLSKQ, from the exons ATGCCCAACAAGTTCTACCATGGCCGAACTGGGCGTGTATGGAACATCACCAAGCACGCTATTGGCGTGGAGGTTAACAAGCAGGTTGGGAACCGCATCATTAAGAAGAGGATTCATGTTCGTGTGGAGCATGTCCAGCCCTCTAGATGCACTGAGGAGTTCAGAAATAGAAAGTTAAGGAACGATAAGCTCAAGGCCGAGGCCAAGTTGAAGGATGAGGCCATCAGCACCAAGAGGCAGCCAGAGGGTCCCAAGCCAGGTTTCATGGTCGAAGGAGCTCAGTTGGAAACTGTCACCCCCATTCCTTATGATGTTGTCAACGATCTTAAGGGTG TCAACTCTATATTCGCTCAG GTTATTACTCTTGAGGATGTAATAAAGGGAATGAAG ATCATGAGGGTGACTTTGATATATTTGTCACATCTTGATCACGAGGACACGAAAAAGCTG ATGCTAAAGAAGCTAAGCAAACAATAA
- the LOC133777546 gene encoding urease accessory protein F — translation MEIDMEIENPNNGFDSSDSAALQWSQWQLLDSILPTGGFAHSLGLEAAIQAHLVSTPQHLQTFITHLLDNTGSLLLPYVYSAAMSPDGQTWHKLDKMLDATLTNQVSRKASAVQGSALMRVAAAVYSEIQPCLKIMRDASLCSTSGKVLVCFHHAPIFGLVCGVLGIDGTTAQRAYMYTTMRDVISAATRLNLVGPLAAAVLQHRMAKVAEALVLKWMNRTVEESCQIAPLLDTVQGCHPYLFSRLFCS, via the coding sequence ATGGAAATAGACATGGAGATTGAAAACCCCAATAATGGTTTTGATTCCTCAGACTCGGCTGCTTTGCAATGGAGCCAATGGCAGCTCTTGGATTCCATTCTCCCAACTGGTGGGTTTGCTCATTCTCTTGGTCTTGAGGCGGCAATCCAAGCCCACTTAGTCTCAACTCCTCAACACCTCCAAACCTTTATAACTCACCTTTTGGACAACACTGGAAGCTTACTCCTTCCTTATGTGTATTCCGCAGCCATGTCGCCTGATGGGCAGACATGGCACAAACTAGACAAAATGTTGGATGCCACGCTAACCAATCAAGTGAGTCGAAAGGCATCCGCTGTGCAAGGCTCTGCACTTATGAGGGTGGCTGCTGCCGTGTATTCAGAGATTCAACCTTGTCTTAAAATCATGAGAGATGCATCTTTGTGCTCGACTTCTGGGAAAGTACTAGTTTGTTTCCACCATGCTCCCATCTTTGGCCTTGTCTGTGGGGTTCTTGGAATAGATGGTACAACTGCTCAGAGAGCTTACATGTATACGACGATGAGAGATGTGATATCTGCAGCAACAAGGCTCAACTTGGTAGGACCCTTGGCTGCTGCCGTGTTGCAGCATAGGATGGCCAAGGTTGCTGAAGCTTTGGTGCTTAAATGGATGAATCGAACAGTTGAAGAGTCATGCCAGATTGCTCCTCTTCTTGATACTGTTCAGGGTTGCCATCCCTACTTGTTTTCTAGACTCTTCTGTTCTTGA